A section of the Verrucomicrobium sp. GAS474 genome encodes:
- the rpsP gene encoding 30S ribosomal protein S16 translates to MAVSIRMRREGTTNRPYYRIVVADKQSPRDGKFIEQVGTYDPTKKTNVSTLKVDRVEFWIKNGAQPSETVASLLKKTKKAAAAAA, encoded by the coding sequence ATGGCAGTTTCCATTCGGATGCGTCGTGAAGGTACCACGAACCGGCCCTATTACCGGATCGTCGTCGCCGACAAGCAGAGCCCCCGTGACGGCAAGTTCATCGAACAGGTCGGCACCTATGATCCCACCAAGAAGACCAACGTCTCGACCCTCAAGGTCGACCGCGTCGAGTTCTGGATCAAGAACGGCGCCCAGCCCAGCGAGACCGTCGCCAGCCTTCTGAAGAAGACGAAGAAGGCCGCCGCCGCCGCTGCTTAA